Proteins from one Bos taurus isolate L1 Dominette 01449 registration number 42190680 breed Hereford chromosome 7, ARS-UCD2.0, whole genome shotgun sequence genomic window:
- the LOC112447532 gene encoding basic salivary proline-rich protein 2-like, translating to MAVGPPPYGNRSCDSSLPWSVMAVGPPPYGNRSCDSSLPWSVMAVGPPPYGNRSCDSPLPWSVMALGPPPYGNRSCDSSLPWSVMAVGPPPYGNRSCDSSLPWSVMAVGPPPYGNRSCDSPLPWSVMAVGPPPYGNRSCDSPLPWSVMALGPPPYGNRSCDSSLPWSVMAVGPPPYGNRSCDSPLPWSVMAVGPPPYGNRSCDSPLPWSVMALGPPLELSSL from the coding sequence ATGGCTGTAGGTCCTCCGCCTTATGGAAACAGGAGCTGTGATTCATCCCTGCCATGGAGCGTGATGGCTGTAGGTCCTCCGCCTTATGGAAACAGGAGCTGTGATTCATCCCTGCCATGGAGCGTGATGGCTGTAGGTCCTCCGCCTTATGGAAACAGGAGCTGTGATTCACCCCTGCCGTGGAGCGTGATGGCTCTAGGTCCTCCGCCTTATGGAAACAGGAGCTGTGATTCATCCCTGCCGTGGAGCGTGATGGCTGTAGGTCCTCCGCCTTATGGAAACAGGAGCTGTGATTCATCCCTGCCATGGAGCGTGATGGCTGTAGGTCCTCCGCCTTATGGAAACAGGAGCTGTGATTCACCCCTGCCGTGGAGCGTGATGGCTGTAGGTCCTCCGCCTTATGGAAACAGGAGCTGTGATTCACCCCTGCCGTGGAGCGTGATGGCTCTAGGTCCTCCGCCTTATGGAAACAGGAGCTGTGATTCATCCCTGCCATGGAGCGTGATGGCTGTAGGTCCTCCGCCTTATGGAAACAGGAGCTGTGATTCACCCCTGCCGTGGAGCGTGATGGCTGTAGGTCCTCCGCCTTATGGAAACAGGAGCTGTGATTCACCCCTGCCGTGGAGCGTGATGGCTCTAGGTCCTCCGTTGGAACTGAGCAGTCTCTGA